A single region of the Chitinophaga niabensis genome encodes:
- a CDS encoding oxygenase MpaB family protein — protein MEQFVKEDSIVREIWGKADTILFVFAGAAAEFALNKAVDWLYFTGKLPADPLKRLFSTVTYAQRIVFATEEKAFTAIDQITAIHRQVETSRDMKIPDWAYRDVLFMLIDYSIRAYELLERKLTLNERTEVFSTFYKVGVRMELKDLPASYSEWELMRETHLKQDLRFSDLTKDLFGKYREHLGEIRYRLLKQVQALLVPETVKDLLSLDNAGSLLPVLYLYKLSGTFNMQDLLRNMLLPAEYRIQVQQLNKPHRSFTFE, from the coding sequence ATGGAGCAGTTCGTAAAAGAAGATAGTATTGTAAGGGAGATCTGGGGGAAGGCAGATACGATACTCTTTGTTTTTGCAGGAGCTGCTGCGGAGTTTGCCCTGAATAAGGCAGTGGACTGGCTTTACTTTACTGGTAAGTTGCCCGCGGACCCACTGAAAAGATTGTTCTCTACAGTTACTTATGCACAACGTATCGTTTTTGCAACAGAAGAAAAGGCCTTTACTGCCATAGATCAGATCACTGCCATTCACCGGCAGGTGGAAACTTCCCGTGATATGAAAATACCCGATTGGGCATACAGGGATGTATTATTCATGCTCATCGATTATTCCATTCGTGCTTATGAATTGCTGGAGCGCAAGCTGACCCTGAATGAAAGGACGGAAGTTTTTAGTACTTTTTATAAGGTGGGTGTGCGCATGGAACTGAAAGACCTGCCGGCCAGCTACAGTGAATGGGAACTAATGCGGGAAACTCACCTAAAGCAGGATCTCCGGTTCAGTGATCTTACAAAAGATCTTTTCGGAAAATATCGCGAACATTTAGGTGAAATACGATACAGATTGTTAAAACAGGTACAGGCATTGCTGGTGCCCGAAACAGTAAAAGACCTGCTTTCCCTGGATAACGCAGGATCATTATTACCGGTGCTTTACCTGTATAAATTGAGTGGAACATTTAATATGCAGGACCTGCTGCGGAATATGCTGCTGCCTGCAGAATACAGGATACAGGTACAACAGTTGAACAAGCCTCACAGATCGTTTACCTTTGAATAG